A genomic stretch from Falco cherrug isolate bFalChe1 chromosome 1, bFalChe1.pri, whole genome shotgun sequence includes:
- the LOC129735672 gene encoding forkhead box protein J1-like, which translates to MAEGWLNSLQAGKDRGHTGSVGDSHDLNDSLTSLMWLCDFSIVGIALDESSCCPSGPDPHNGHKVPSFAPPCSPTTSDTACMGISHTPCPASSSCTSSTANHPVAVHPQLAGDIDYKTNPHVKPPYSYATLIRMAMEASKKPKISVSDIYKWIMDNFCYFRHADPTWQSSIRHNLSLNKCFIKVPREKGEPGKGGFWKLDPQHAGQLENGAVKKRRTPPVQIHPAFTNGAQPGAPFATSPAAPACTSSSILTVNTQLQQLLKEFEEVTGGHNANAADGKAGHKRRHSSPKRTAKVPRLSSSALLTQEEQTELGSLEGDFDWEAIFNTSLDGDFSALGDLDLMPAISPVTHNLDLAVHGDHVDCPQGQEQVLTESNKNILDLDETFMATSFLQHAWDEGTNDYLSNCANMEQLFDLNDAALLADEHGPG; encoded by the exons ATGGCTGAGGGGTGGCTGAacagcctgcaggcaggcaaggaCAGAGGGCACACGGGCAGCGTGGGGGACTCGCATGATCTCAACGACAGCCTGACCAGCCTCATGTGGCTGTGTGACTTCTCCATCGTTGGGATCGCCCTGGACGagtcctcctgctgccccagtgGCCCAGACCCGCACAACGGTCACAAGGTCCCCAGCTTTGCCCCACCGTGCTCACCCACGACCTCTGACACGGCGTGCATGGGCATATCACACACCCcttgccctgccagctcctcttGCACCTCGAGCACAGCCAACCACCCCGTGGCCGTGCACCCGCAGCTCGCGGGGGACATTGACTACAAGACCAACCCGCACGTCAAGCCACCCTACTCCTATGCCACCCTCATCCGCATGGCAATGGAGGCCAGCAAGAAGCCCAAAATCAGCGTGTCCGACATCTACAAGTGGATCATGGACAACTTCTGCTACTTCCGACACGCTGATCCCACCTGGCAG AGCTCCATCCGGCACAACCTCTCCTTGAATAAGTGCTTCATCAAGGTGCCCCGGGAGAAAGGCGAGCCGGGGAAAGGCGGCTTCTGGAAGCTGGACCCCCAACACGCCGGCCAGCTCGAGAACGGTGCCGTCAAAAAGCGGAGGACACCCCCCGTGCAGATCCACCCGGCCTTCACCAATGGGGCCCAGCCCGGAGCACCGtttgccaccagcccagctgctccggcttgcacctccagcagcatccTCACTGTCAACACCCagttgcagcagctgctgaaagagTTTGAAGAAGTCACCGGTGGCCACAACGCGAATGCGGCGGACGGCAAGGCAGGGCACAAGCGCAGGCACAGCTCGCCCAAGAGAACAGCCAAGGTGCCTCGGCTTTCCAGCTCGGCCTTGCTGACTCAGGAAGAGCAGACCGAGCTGGGGTCGCTGGAAGGTGACTTTGACTGGGAAGCCATTTTCAACACCAGCCTGGACGGAGACTTCTCTGCTTTGGGGGACCTGGACCTCATGCCTGCCATCAGCCCCGTAACACACAACCTGGACCTGGCGGTGCACGGGGACCACGTCGACTGtccccaggggcaggagcaggtcCTCACTGAGTCCAACAAGAACATCCTGGACTTGGACGAAACCTTCATGGCCACTTCTTTCCTGCAGCACGCCTGGGATGAAGGGACAAATGATTACCTCTCCAACTGTGCCAACATGGAGCAGTTATTTGACCTCAACGATGCCGCTCTACTAGCAGATGAGCATGGGCCAGGCTGA
- the LOC129735679 gene encoding forkhead box protein J1-like, translated as MAEGWLNSLQAGKDRGHTGSVGDSHDLNDSLTSLMWLCDFSIVGIALDESSCCPSGPDPHNGHKVPSFAPPCSPTTSDTVCMGISHTPCPASSSCTSSTANHPVAVHPQLAGDIDYKTNPHVKPPYSYATLIRMAMEASKKPKISVSDIYKWIMDNFCYFRHADPTWQSSIRHNLSLNKCFIKVPREKGEPGKGGFWKLDPQHAGQLENGAVKKRRAPPVQIHPAFTNGAQPGAPFATSPAAPACTSSSILTVNTQSQQLLKEFEEVTGGHNANAADGKAGHKRRHSSPKRTAKVPRLSSSALLTREEQTELGSLEGDFDWEAIFNTSLDGDFSALGDLDLMPAISPVTHNLDLAAHGDHVDCPQGQEQVLTESNKNILDLDETFMATSFLQHAWDEGTNDYLSNCANMEQLFDLNDAALLADEHGPG; from the exons ATGGCTGAGGGGTGGCTGAacagcctgcaggcaggcaaggaCAGAGGGCACACGGGCAGCGTGGGGGACTCGCATGATCTCAACGACAGCCTGACCAGCCTCATGTGGCTGTGTGACTTCTCCATCGTTGGGATCGCCCTGGACGagtcctcctgctgccccagtgGCCCAGACCCGCACAACGGTCACAAGGTCCCCAGCTTTGCCCCACCGTGCTCACCCACGACCTCTGACACGGTGTGCATGGGCATATCACACACCCcttgccctgccagctcctcttGCACCTCGAGCACAGCCAACCACCCCGTGGCCGTGCACCCGCAGCTCGCGGGGGACATTGACTACAAGACCAACCCGCACGTCAAGCCACCCTACTCCTATGCCACCCTCATCCGCATGGCAATGGAGGCCAGCAAGAAGCCCAAAATCAGCGTGTCCGACATCTACAAGTGGATCATGGACAACTTCTGCTACTTCCGACACGCTGATCCCACCTGGCAG AGCTCCATCCGGCACAACCTCTCCTTGAATAAGTGCTTCATCAAGGTGCCCCGGGAGAAAGGCGAGCCGGGGAAAGGCGGCTTCTGGAAGCTGGACCCCCAACACGCCGGCCAGCTCGAGAACGGTGCCGTCAAAAAGCGGAGGGCACCCCCCGTGCAGATCCACCCGGCCTTCACCAACGGGGCCCAGCCCGGAGCACCGtttgccaccagcccagctgctccggcttgcacctccagcagcatccTCACTGTCAACACCCAGTCGCAGCAACTGCTGAAAGAGTTTGAAGAAGTCACCGGTGGCCACAACGCGAATGCGGCGGACGGCAAGGCAGGGCACAAGCGCAGGCACAGCTCGCCCAAGAGAACAGCCAAGGTGCCTCGGCTTTCCAGCTCGGCCTTGCTGACTCGGGAAGAGCAGACCGAGCTGGGGTCGCTGGAAGGTGACTTTGACTGGGAAGCCATTTTCAACACCAGCCTGGACGGAGACTTCTCTGCTTTGGGGGACCTGGACCTCATGCCTGCCATCAGCCCCGTAACACACAACCTGGACCTGGCGGCGCACGGGGACCACGTCGACTGtccccaggggcaggagcaggtcCTCACTGAGTCCAACAAGAACATCCTGGACTTGGACGAAACCTTCATGGCCACTTCTTTCCTGCAGCACGCCTGGGATGAAGGGACAAATGATTACCTCTCCAACTGTGCCAACATGGAGCAGTTATTTGACCTCAACGATGCCGCTCTACTAGCAGATGAGCATGGGCCAGGCTGA
- the LOC129735665 gene encoding forkhead box protein J1-like: MAEGWLNSLQAGKDRGHTGSVGDSHDLNDSLTSLMWLCDFSIVGIALDESSCCPSGPDPHNGHKVPSFAPPCSPTTSDTACMGISHTPCPASSSCTSSTANHPVAVHPQLAGDIDYKTNPHVKPPYSYATLIRMAMEASKKPKISVSDIYKWIMDNFCYFRHADPTWQSSIRHNLSLNKCFIKVPREKGEPGKGGFWKLDPQHAGQLENGAVKKRRAPPVQIHPAFTNGAQPGAPFATSPAAPACTSSSILTVNTQSQQLLKEFEEVTGGHNANAADGKAGHKRRHSSPKRTAKVPRLSSSALLTREEQTELGSLEGDFDWEAIFNTSLDGDFSALGDLDLMPAISPVTHNLDLAAHGDHVDCPQGQEQVLTESNKNILDLDETFMATSFLQHAWDEGTNDYLSNCANMEQLFDLNDAALLADEHGPG; the protein is encoded by the exons ATGGCTGAGGGGTGGCTGAacagcctgcaggcaggcaaggaCAGAGGGCACACGGGCAGCGTGGGGGACTCGCATGATCTCAACGACAGCCTGACCAGCCTCATGTGGCTGTGTGACTTCTCCATCGTTGGGATCGCCCTGGACGagtcctcctgctgccccagtgGCCCAGACCCGCACAACGGTCACAAGGTCCCCAGCTTTGCCCCACCGTGCTCACCCACGACCTCTGACACGGCGTGCATGGGCATATCACACACCCcttgccctgccagctcctcttGCACCTCGAGCACAGCCAACCACCCCGTGGCCGTGCACCCGCAGCTCGCGGGGGACATTGACTACAAGACCAACCCGCACGTCAAGCCACCCTACTCCTATGCCACCCTCATCCGCATGGCAATGGAGGCCAGCAAGAAGCCCAAAATCAGCGTGTCCGACATCTACAAGTGGATCATGGACAACTTCTGCTACTTCCGACACGCTGATCCCACCTGGCAG AGCTCCATCCGGCACAACCTCTCCTTGAATAAGTGCTTCATCAAGGTGCCCCGGGAGAAAGGCGAGCCGGGGAAAGGCGGCTTCTGGAAGCTGGACCCCCAACACGCCGGCCAGCTCGAGAACGGTGCCGTCAAAAAGCGGAGGGCACCCCCCGTGCAGATCCACCCGGCCTTCACCAACGGGGCCCAGCCCGGAGCACCGtttgccaccagcccagctgctccggcttgcacctccagcagcatccTCACTGTCAACACCCAGTcgcagcagctgctgaaagagTTTGAAGAAGTCACCGGTGGCCACAACGCGAATGCGGCGGACGGCAAGGCAGGGCACAAGCGCAGGCACAGCTCGCCCAAGAGAACAGCCAAGGTGCCTCGGCTTTCCAGCTCGGCCTTGCTGACTCGGGAAGAGCAGACCGAGCTGGGGTCGCTGGAAGGTGACTTTGACTGGGAAGCCATTTTCAACACCAGCCTGGACGGAGACTTCTCTGCTTTGGGGGACCTGGACCTCATGCCTGCCATCAGCCCCGTAACACACAACCTGGACCTGGCGGCGCACGGGGACCACGTCGACTGtccccaggggcaggagcaggtcCTCACTGAGTCCAACAAGAACATCCTGGACTTGGACGAAACCTTCATGGCCACTTCTTTCCTGCAGCACGCCTGGGATGAAGGGACAAATGATTACCTCTCCAACTGTGCCAACATGGAGCAGTTATTTGACCTCAACGATGCCGCTCTACTAGCAGATGAGCATGGGCCAGGCTGA
- the LOC129735697 gene encoding forkhead box protein J1-like, producing MAEGWLNSLQAGKDRGHTGSVGDSHDLNDSLTSLMWLCDFSIVGIALDESSCCPSGPDPHNGHKVPSFAPPCSPTTSDTACMGISHTPCPASSSCTSSTANHPVAVHPQLAGDIDYKTNPHVKPPYSYATLIRMAMEASKKPKISVSDIYKWIMDNFCYFRHADPTWQSSIRHNLSLNKCFIKVPREKGEPGKGGFWKLDPQHAGQLENGAVKKRRAPPVQIHPAFTNGAQPGAPFATSPAAPACTSSSILTVNTQLQQLLKEFEEVTGGHNANAADGKAGHKRRHSSPKRTAKVPRLSSSALLTREEQTELGSLEGDFDWEAIFNTSLDGDFSALGDLDLMPAISPVTHNLDLAAHGDHVDCPQGQEQVLTESNKNILDLDETFMATSFLQHAWDEGTNDYLSNCANMEQLFDLNDAALLADEHGPG from the exons ATGGCTGAGGGGTGGCTGAacagcctgcaggcaggcaaggaCAGAGGGCACACGGGCAGCGTGGGGGACTCGCATGATCTCAACGACAGCCTGACCAGCCTCATGTGGCTGTGTGACTTCTCCATCGTTGGGATCGCCCTGGACGagtcctcctgctgccccagtgGCCCAGACCCGCACAACGGTCACAAGGTCCCCAGCTTTGCCCCACCGTGCTCACCCACGACCTCTGACACGGCGTGCATGGGCATATCACACACCCcttgccctgccagctcctcttGCACCTCGAGCACAGCCAACCACCCCGTGGCCGTGCACCCGCAGCTCGCGGGGGACATTGACTACAAGACCAACCCGCACGTCAAGCCACCCTACTCCTATGCCACCCTCATCCGCATGGCAATGGAGGCCAGCAAGAAGCCCAAAATCAGCGTGTCCGACATCTACAAGTGGATCATGGACAACTTCTGCTACTTCCGACACGCTGATCCCACCTGGCAG AGCTCCATCCGGCACAACCTCTCCTTGAATAAGTGCTTCATCAAGGTGCCCCGGGAGAAAGGCGAGCCGGGGAAAGGCGGCTTCTGGAAGCTGGACCCCCAACACGCCGGCCAGCTCGAGAACGGTGCCGTCAAAAAGCGGAGGGCACCCCCCGTGCAGATCCACCCGGCCTTCACCAACGGGGCCCAGCCCGGAGCACCGtttgccaccagcccagctgctccggcttgcacctccagcagcatccTCACTGTCAACACCCagttgcagcagctgctgaaagagTTTGAAGAAGTCACCGGTGGCCACAACGCGAATGCGGCGGACGGCAAGGCAGGGCACAAGCGCAGGCACAGCTCGCCCAAGAGAACAGCCAAGGTGCCTCGGCTTTCCAGCTCGGCCTTGCTGACTCGGGAAGAGCAGACCGAGCTGGGGTCGCTGGAAGGTGACTTTGACTGGGAAGCCATTTTCAACACCAGCCTGGACGGAGACTTCTCTGCTTTGGGGGACCTGGACCTCATGCCTGCCATCAGCCCCGTAACACACAACCTGGACCTGGCGGCGCACGGGGACCACGTCGACTGtccccaggggcaggagcaggtcCTCACTGAGTCCAACAAGAACATCCTGGACTTGGACGAAACCTTCATGGCCACTTCTTTCCTGCAGCACGCCTGGGATGAAGGGACAAATGATTACCTCTCCAACTGTGCCAACATGGAGCAGTTATTTGACCTCAACGATGCCGCTCTACTAGCAGATGAGCATGGGCCAGGCTGA